The following are from one region of the Bradyrhizobium septentrionale genome:
- a CDS encoding L,D-transpeptidase yields MSFKVTFGILAAGLMLSGCMQATTFEATNTANFKPRDKELLAKTTYVKTPVAEPFRRAIVEYHRKEAPGSIVVDSDNHYLYYVMNDGKAIRYGITVGEEAMAWSGIAKVGSMTEWPAWHPTPGEISRLGVPTFVAPGPDNPMGSRAMYLYSGGKDTLFRIHGTNQPEYIGSSISSGCIRMTNEDVIDLYGRVKLGTIVVVLEPKHGDSPYKPQMALQGAGGTTY; encoded by the coding sequence ATGTCGTTCAAAGTTACCTTTGGAATCCTGGCCGCAGGTCTGATGTTGTCGGGTTGCATGCAGGCCACGACCTTTGAGGCAACCAATACCGCGAACTTCAAGCCGCGTGACAAGGAACTCCTGGCCAAGACCACCTACGTCAAGACCCCGGTGGCCGAGCCGTTCCGCCGCGCGATCGTCGAGTATCACCGCAAGGAAGCCCCCGGCTCGATCGTGGTCGATTCCGACAACCATTACCTCTACTACGTAATGAACGACGGCAAGGCGATCCGCTACGGCATCACCGTCGGCGAAGAGGCCATGGCCTGGTCCGGCATTGCCAAGGTCGGCAGCATGACCGAATGGCCGGCCTGGCACCCGACCCCCGGCGAAATCTCGCGGCTCGGCGTGCCGACCTTCGTGGCACCGGGCCCGGACAATCCGATGGGCTCGCGCGCGATGTATCTCTATTCGGGCGGCAAGGACACGCTGTTCCGCATCCACGGCACCAACCAGCCGGAATACATCGGCTCGTCGATCTCCTCGGGCTGCATCCGCATGACCAATGAGGACGTCATCGACCTCTACGGCCGCGTCAAGCTCGGCACCATCGTCGTGGTGCTGGAGCCGAAGCACGGCGACTCGCCCTACAAGCCGCAGATGGCGCTGCAGGGTGCCGGCGGCACGACCTACTGA